The DNA region TATCATTAGAAAATGCAATAATGATAGATGGACTTAGCTTTTTAGTTGCAGGAATTATGATACTAAGCATGAAATACAAGTCCGAATTCATAGCAAATAATATAAAAACTAGTTTCAAAGACAATGTAAAAGTAACACTTGATATACTAAAAGAAAATATATCACTGAAAACCATAATAGGCATGACACTCATAATGAGCTTTGCATTTGGATTGGTTCCAGCAATAATGCCAGGTTATGTAACTGATGTACTGGGATTTGATCCTGTATTTTATGGAGGCTCGCTTTCACTGATGACGCTTGGAGGACTAATAGGTTCTATACTCACACCTTGGCTAAAAAAGAGAACTGATGATGTAGGATTATTTATTTTGGGATATGTCATTTATGGAATTATCTACTTAGGATATTTCTTATTAGCATTTATGCCAAATATGATAATCCTTAGTTTGCTATTTATGATACAAGGAATATCAATGCCAATAATGGGCATTGGTTCGATATCGCTTCAGCAAAAGTTGATACAAAAGGATAAAATGGGCAGATTTTTTGGAACTATGGGAACTATACAGGCGAGTGCTGCGCTGATTGCTAGATTGTTTTCAGGTCTTGCAGGTGACTATATATCACCGAGTTTCATATTGGTATTTGCGTTTAGTATAATGATGTTGGGTAGTTTGTGGGGAAGACGACTTAATCACGCGTAGTTGGACTTGACATCTTCTAAAATATCTATATATTTTACCGCCTTGTTTTTTGGCAAAAATATTTTTATTCCGCAATGTGTTTTTTGCGATAAATAAGATGTTTCGGATAATCCTATAACGACATATTTTTTGTGAAGATAAACAAATAAATGTATTTGTTCACCATCTCCATTATTAGATAATATATGTCCTAATTTAACCCAATTTTCTTTATTATTTTCTGCTAAACTTACTGCTTTTTGTAATATTGAAATCAATATATCTATTTGACTTTTGTCCAAAGATACATCGCCATCTCCTCCATAAGTTTCTCCAATTCCAAGCAACAATTGATTTTGAGGGTGGAATAATCTAGTGTATATTTGTGCATGATTCAGGTTTTCTATATCTATTGAAATCATTTCAAAGTTCAAAAAATAATTCCTCCTTTAAAAAATTTAATTGTGACATCTTATGTAAGCTATCACAATTATAACACATGCAAAGATTATATCAATATACTTAGACTCTCCAACAAATTAATTGTAATTTGTTGGAGAGTTTTTGGCTATAATTTTTTAACTCTATATCGCAGAGTTGTCTTTAATTTTTCTGGAATGGTTTTTCTAGCATCGTTTAAGTATATCTCTCTATGTTTCATCGTTAGAATTTCCAAATTATGTTCTTCTATAAATAACTTCATTGCACTAAAACTTTCAGGCTCATTATCATACGATCCTAGATGGAGCATTTGAACTGAAAGACCATCGCACATTGTACTTAAGCGTACTTTATCTAAAAACTCGAGTGATTTTTTCTTTTTTTTAACAATAGATAGAGCTTTTTCAAATAGTTCTTGAGTTACAAAATCAGGCTGTCTAATCATCAAAGTGTATATAAGCTTTGACTTATCTAAAACATCATCAGATTTGCCATCATCGGAAATATCCCAAATGCCTTCAAGAGGATATACCGTGTATTCGAAGTAACCATCTGGAGTAAAACCACTTTTTGGCATCATTCTGATAGCATATGAAAGGGCATATAGTACCTCTATGTGTTTTGCAAATAGTTCACCATTAGGATCACCACTGCCATCTATCATGAAAAATTTTTGTTCAGGTAATTCAATTAAAGTTGGCTTTGATTTTGGTATGTATATATTTTTTTCAGCTTTTCTCCATTCATGTTTCATAGAAACCCCTCTTTTCTTATGGTATTTTGATTTACATTTATATGGTACCACTTTTAATAGGACAAATAACTGTCGCAATTGGGATATAATTTGTATTTATTGAATAATATCACTTGACAAAAACAATTAATTGATGTAAAAGAAAAGAAGTGAATATATACTAAAGAGGTGGAATGATGAGATTAAATCCGGAGCAGAGGAAAATTATACAAAGTGAGCCAAATGGACAGGTATTGATAAAAGGTGTGGCCGGTAGTGGTAAAACTACTGTGGCGGTTTATAAAATTCCTTTACTTATTAACAATTATTGTAGTGAGCACTCAGATGGAATATTGTTTGTAACCTATGCAAAAATGTTAGTAAACTATGTACAGCATATTTATGATTCAGTAAAAGACGAAGAATTGTATAAAAGTATACTTAAGGTAGATCCAGATAGAAAGATAGAAATAAAAGGTATAGATAGTTTGATATACGGTCTTTTTAAACAGCTAATGAAAAAAAGAGATATAAAAATAAAGACGTATGTGAATGAAAATGAGTATATCAAAAGAGCAATACACAAAGTTAGAGATGATTATCCAGATGAAAAGATACTAGATGATTTTACATTTATTAAGAGCGAATTAGATTGGATTAGAGCTTGTAGATATGACAACTGGGAGATATATTCAACTATTGCTCGCAAAGGTAGAACTACAAAAAAAGCGGGAGAAAATACATATAATTTGCACAAAGAATCCGATAGGCGTAAAGCTATATTTGAAATATTAATACATTACAATCAAATTATAGAGAAGGAAGGTGCATATGGTTTCAAAGATAAACCATTAGTTGTATTGAGCGCACTTGAAAGCGGAGAATTGAATCCAATAAAGTATACCCATATAGTAATAGATGAAAGTCAAGACTTATCTAGGGTGCAATTGGAAATAATAAAAAATATTTATGATGATACGAAGGATTATTCTAGCATATATTTTATAGCGGATACTGCTCAAAGTATATACGATCAATCGTGGTTATCATATAATTCATTCAAAAGTATCGGATTTTCAATGGCAGGAAGAGCTAAAGTATTGGATAAAAATTATCGGACGACATATGAAATTGCACAAGCTGCATATAGTTTGGTTGAAAAAGATTTAGATACAATAAGCAATGAA from Tissierellales bacterium includes:
- a CDS encoding MFS transporter encodes the protein SLENAIMIDGLSFLVAGIMILSMKYKSEFIANNIKTSFKDNVKVTLDILKENISLKTIIGMTLIMSFAFGLVPAIMPGYVTDVLGFDPVFYGGSLSLMTLGGLIGSILTPWLKKRTDDVGLFILGYVIYGIIYLGYFLLAFMPNMIILSLLFMIQGISMPIMGIGSISLQQKLIQKDKMGRFFGTMGTIQASAALIARLFSGLAGDYISPSFILVFAFSIMMLGSLWGRRLNHA
- a CDS encoding GyrI-like domain-containing protein, with product MKHEWRKAEKNIYIPKSKPTLIELPEQKFFMIDGSGDPNGELFAKHIEVLYALSYAIRMMPKSGFTPDGYFEYTVYPLEGIWDISDDGKSDDVLDKSKLIYTLMIRQPDFVTQELFEKALSIVKKKKKSLEFLDKVRLSTMCDGLSVQMLHLGSYDNEPESFSAMKLFIEEHNLEILTMKHREIYLNDARKTIPEKLKTTLRYRVKKL